The following proteins come from a genomic window of Fulvitalea axinellae:
- a CDS encoding sulfatase, whose amino-acid sequence MSKHYLTGLSALALTAGTLSSCTEKTQTERPPNIVWLIAEDLSQDLGCYGNSNVQTPTIDSLALNGKRFTNMYATAAVCSPSRTALATGFYQNSIGAYHMRYPDSLKPALPEKVLPIHRLLAENNYQTANIKSRPSTGKTDWLFKFDPKTYDFEKWDDIDKEKPFFARVNFSLTHRGFSRDSKRPVDPSKVNIPPYYPDHSVSRRDWANYLESAQILDNQVRQVIKQLNDKGLMENTLVFFFSDHGRPMTRGKCFLYDSGLKVPFIAFASDSKIKQRYLKGKTDDRMWSMLDINATTLALAGVKGYASQGRTFIGENAEGRDFVYAASDRIGEVFFKSRTVRTKKLRYIRNLRNDLSVNEASTAYRKANHPIYHLIKALDEKGTLTPAQKQLVTPIPPEELYDLESDPYETVNLANDPAWKGKLAEMRKLLDSTTEEIGDLALGKDPQEIKDAFKQYGIGSEKRNRERIRKLEASVKAKL is encoded by the coding sequence ATGTCAAAACACTATCTTACCGGACTTTCCGCTTTGGCGCTGACAGCAGGAACGCTAAGCTCTTGCACAGAAAAAACGCAAACCGAACGACCGCCTAATATCGTATGGCTTATCGCCGAGGATTTGTCCCAGGATTTGGGGTGCTACGGCAATTCAAACGTACAAACACCTACCATCGACAGTCTGGCGCTAAACGGAAAGCGTTTTACGAATATGTACGCCACGGCCGCCGTCTGTTCGCCCAGCCGGACCGCACTGGCTACGGGTTTTTACCAAAACAGCATCGGGGCGTACCATATGCGCTATCCGGATTCGCTGAAGCCGGCATTGCCGGAAAAAGTCTTGCCTATTCACCGGTTATTGGCCGAGAATAATTACCAAACGGCCAATATCAAAAGCCGGCCCAGCACAGGCAAAACGGACTGGCTTTTCAAATTCGATCCAAAAACCTACGATTTCGAAAAATGGGACGATATTGATAAAGAAAAACCGTTTTTTGCCCGTGTGAATTTCTCTCTTACCCACAGAGGATTCAGCCGAGACAGCAAACGCCCTGTCGATCCGTCAAAAGTTAATATTCCTCCCTACTATCCTGACCATTCCGTAAGCCGGAGGGATTGGGCGAATTACCTTGAATCGGCACAAATACTTGATAATCAGGTAAGACAAGTCATCAAACAGCTTAATGATAAGGGGCTGATGGAGAACACTTTAGTCTTTTTCTTCTCGGACCACGGCCGACCGATGACCCGCGGAAAGTGTTTCCTTTACGACTCCGGACTCAAGGTTCCTTTTATCGCTTTCGCTTCCGACTCGAAGATTAAGCAACGGTATCTAAAAGGGAAAACCGATGACCGAATGTGGAGTATGCTGGATATAAACGCCACGACTTTGGCCCTTGCCGGAGTAAAAGGTTACGCTTCCCAAGGCAGAACATTTATTGGAGAAAACGCCGAAGGAAGGGATTTTGTCTATGCCGCCAGCGACAGGATCGGGGAGGTTTTCTTCAAATCCAGAACAGTTAGGACAAAGAAATTGCGCTATATCCGGAATCTCAGAAACGACCTTTCCGTCAACGAAGCTTCTACCGCCTATCGTAAAGCGAATCATCCTATATATCATTTAATCAAAGCTTTGGATGAAAAAGGGACACTGACTCCGGCCCAAAAACAATTGGTTACTCCGATACCTCCGGAAGAGCTTTACGATTTGGAATCCGATCCGTACGAAACCGTGAACTTAGCGAACGATCCGGCATGGAAAGGAAAACTCGCCGAAATGCGAAAGCTTTTGGATTCCACAACGGAAGAAATCGGGGATTTGGCCTTGGGTAAAGATCCTCAGGAAATCAAAGACGCTTTCAAACAATACGGAATCGGATCAGAAAAAAGGAACAGGGAAAGAATCAGAAAACTGGAAGCTAGCGTCAAGGCCAAGCTATAA